A genomic stretch from Arachis stenosperma cultivar V10309 chromosome 3, arast.V10309.gnm1.PFL2, whole genome shotgun sequence includes:
- the LOC130966652 gene encoding mitochondrial uncoupling protein 5-like, translating to MGLKGFVEGGIASVVAGCSTHPLDLIKVRMQLQGETTQPALALHSTSTHAPPHPPAPKAGPIAVGIKLVQQEGVVALFSGVSATVLRQLLYSTTRMGLYDMFKNKWSDPNAGGSMPLSRKIAAGLIAGGIGAAVGNPADVAMVRMQADGRLPPAQRRNYNSVLDAITRMVRNEGVTSLWRGSSLTVNRAMIVTASQLASYDEFKEMILKKGLMRDGLGTHVTASFAAGFLASVTSNPVDVIKTRVMNMKVEPGAAPPYSGALDCAMKTVRAEGPMALYKGFIPTITRQGPFTVVLFVTLEQVRKLLKNF from the coding sequence ATGGGTCTCAAAGGTTTCGTGGAAGGAGGCATTGCTTCCGTCGTTGCAGGATGCTCCACCCACCCTCTCGACCTCATCAAGGTCCGAATGCAGCTCCAGGGAGAGACCACCCAACCCGCCCTCGCCTTACACTCTACCTCAACCCACGCGCCGCCGCATCCTCCCGCTCccaaagccggtccaattgccGTCGGCATCAAGCTTGTGCAACAAGAAGGCGTCGTCGCCCTTTTCTCAGGAGTATCCGCTACCGTCCTCCGGCAGCTCCTCTACTCCACCACCCGCATGGGCCTCTACGATATGTTCAAGAATAAGTGGTCCGATCCCAATGCCGGCGGCAGCATGCCACTATCACGGAAGATCGCGGCGGGGCTGATTGCTGGCGGAATCGGCGCCGCGGTTGGAAACCCCGCTGACGTGGCAATGGTCCGCATGCAAGCTGACGGAAGGCTCCCGCCCGCCCAACGACGGAACTATAATTCCGTGTTGGATGCCATCACAAGGATGGTTAGGAATGAGGGTGTGACTAGTCTCTGGCGCGGTTCATCGTTAACGGTGAATCGCGCCATGATAGTGACAGCCTCACAATTGGCCTCCTACGACGAGTTCAAGGAGATGATACTGAAAAAGGGATTGATGCGTGATGGGCTTGGGACCCACGTAACGGCGAGTTTTGCGGCGGGTTTCTTGGCGTCCGTGACCTCAAACCCCGTGGACGTGATCAAGACAAGGGTGATGAACATGAAGGTGGAGCCGGGGGCGGCGCCGCCGTATTCCGGAGCGTTGGATTGCGCCATGAAGACGGTGCGCGCGGAGGGGCCTATGGCCCTATACAAAGGATTCATTCCTACGATTACAAGGCAGGGACCCTTCACGGTTGTGCTGTTCGTCACGTTGGAACAAGTTCGAAAGTTGCTGAAAAATTTTTGA